Within Candidatus Rokuibacteriota bacterium, the genomic segment GGCTGTGTGTCAGTAGCTTGGCAGTCTCCGATGCTAGGCAACGGTTGAGTGGATGGTTGTCTGGAACGTTATCGCGGGTGGCCGTCGGCACATACGGGCCCTGAACGAGGAAGCCGAGATGCGTCTCCCGTGCCGTAGGAAAGAAGACGACCAGCTCAGTGTCATGTGCCGGCACGACACCAGCTTTACCGGTATCGGGATCGCGGTGTAGGAGGAAGGCCACTTCGACCCGGTTGAGCGGTCTGCCGGCCACGAGCTCCACCGGGCGCTCGAAGATGAGCCACTCCTCGATCGTGGTGCTACCGCCAACGTTCCGGCCGATTCGCACGCCGCGCCCGCCGTCACCTTCCTCTGGGGTCCGCACTAGCTGCCCTCTCTTGCCAGACTCCGTAGCCCACTCGACCTCCTTCACATCCTGAAGGAAGAGGAGCGTCCGTGGGCTCAAGCTCTCGAGGCGCGCACAGATCGCTCTCGCGGCCTGTGTTGGCTCGATGTCGTCCCGATCGAAAGGGAAAATGAAGAGCGTTGTCCACCCGTTCCCCGGTTCGACGGCCGGTGCGGCGAACGGGCGTACATACTTCTCGATCGCGAAATGCTCGCTTCCCGAGTGGATTTCGGGTCGGGTTGTGTACGCGTACACGGACTTGAAGCCGATGCCGAACCGTCCGATGCGCGTCGGATCATCGGCGTTCGTACTCTTGGCCAGGCCACAGATGGCCCGCACGTCGGCCTCATCAAACAGCCGCCCGTCGTGCCGGAGCTCCAACCGATCGGCGAAGACCTCGAAATGGAGGCGCGTCGCCCTAGCGTCCTGAGCGTTCTGGAGCAGCTCGAGGAGAAAGTGCGTTCGGTCGCTGTACATCCCGGCGAGAAAAGGGCCATACCAGTCGTCCTCACCGTAGCGGCGGATGTTCTCGTCTCGTATGCCTCCGTAGTCAGTTGCCATGGAGGACCTCCAGGATGCCAAGGGCGAGGCGGCGCGCGATGACGTCCGCATCGCGGCATACTTCGATCTCTTGTCGCCGTTCCTGGTATTCCCGCTCGACCCGGTCGCGCTCAGCGGTCTTCATCCGATTGATCCGACTGTCGCTGGCCACCAGTACCTCGGCAGTCAAGCGATCGAGCCTCGCCTTGTAGTAGCCATCTGTACTGGCCAGGCGCTGGTCGACCAGGGCTGCGTTCGCCGCTTTGAGCGCCTGCGCGGCGCCGCGGCGCAGGCGGAGGAGCTCGAGATCGAGTGCCTCTCGCGTTGCAGCAGGGACCTTCGCAGTTACCACCGCCGGCGCGTCGGCGGCGCGCCGGAGAAGCCTGAGTAGCGCATCTTCGGGATGGGGCAGGCACACTTCCGTCTGAAGATCCACCGCAGCCGCGGCTAGGCGCTGGGCCTCACGAGCGCCGATCTGCTCCCACAACTCGACCGCGAAAAGGTAACGACCAGGCGTTATTCCGCGGTCGCGGATCGAGAGGTGGGCGACCAGTGGTTCCTGCCGCTCGTTCCACCAGGCTGCAGCGGCCTGAGCCAGCGCGTGGACGGGCGTGATGAACGGCACCTCCCGGTGCTCGAGCGCGGCATCCTGATCGAACGTGACGGTGATTGGACCGCTCTCCCGCTCCAGGAGCCGGACGAACTCGATCGTCGTCCTGGCTCTAGCGTCGAGACGTACGACCAGATCGTGGAGCTCCTGTCGCCCCCGCCGGCTCAGGACAAACATGTCCAATCGAGTATCAGCATTGTCGCTGACGCGGCGTCCGAGCCCCTCTGCGGCAAGGAACGCGTCGATCATCTGTCGAAGTTCGTCGGGAGCGACGAAGCGACCGGTCGCCGCGATCTCTTTGACTTCGTCCTCGAATTCGACATCGAGCCCGAGAAGCCCTGCCGCCTCCTCCTCGAGTCGGCGCTGCTCCGCTGCGAGCCGGAGCGCGTTGTCAGCTGCCTGCCTGGTCCGCTCATCCACCTGCGCTGGCGTCAGCGAAGGATCGAAGACGAGCTTGTGCAGGATCTCCACGAACTCGCCGAGCACTTCCTCAAGATCTCCAACCGTGTCTCGAAAGACGCCGAGGCGGTCGAAGCAACGGAAGTAGATGCGCTCCTCGACGGTTCCCGGCGTGACAAAGTTGAAGATCAGGATCTTCGGGCTCCGCTGGCCGAAGCGGTCGATCCGGCCGATACGCTGCTCGATACGCATCGGGTTCCATGGGATGTCGTAGTTGACGAGGCGATCGCAGAACTCGTAGTCGAGGCCCTCGCAGCCTACCTCCGAGGAGATCAGGACATCGATCGCGTCCCGCTCGGCGCGCGGTCTCCGAAAACGATCGCGGAGGTGTTCGCGCTCGACCTCATCGACGCGCCCTGTCACCACACCGACGCGGAAGCCCGCTTTCAGAAGCTCGTCAGCGAGATACGCGATCGTGCGGAGGAAGAATGAGAACACAAGCAGCTTGCCGGCGCCTTCTGAGGAAGCGAGGGTCTCTCTAACGATGTGGAGGAACTGCTCGAGTTTAGGGTCGCTGGCGGGTAGCGCGTGGGCCCGCTCGCGCAGCGCCCTAGCCTCGATCAGTAACTCCGATGGTATGTTGAGCTCGTCGGGGAGGTCGCCTTCCTCCTCAATGTCAGTAATCTCGGCGCTGGTGAACTTCCCCGTACGGATGAAGGTATCGAGTGTGGGAACAACGGCCGTCAAGCAACTTGCGGCCTGGCGTTCGAGCATATCGAGGATGAGGCGCGCGACGACGGTGTCGTATCGCGTCAGGAGCAGCCGGTAACGGAAGTCGACCAGGGCGCGGTAGAACTCCTCCTGTTCGGGCGTGAAAGGTACCGCCACCGTCTTGGGCTCGCGCTGGGTGAAGGCGCCGATGTCTCGGCGGCGCGTCCGGTTCATCACGTGGGCGAGCGAGTGGCCCTCCTCGAGGTCTCTCAAGCAACGGATCCGCTCCTCGTCCGTCACCGGCGCAGCGTCGGCGAGTCGGGTTCTCCAGACGGCGAAAGCGACGTTCTGTGCAAGCGTGCTCCGGCCCCAAGGGGTGGCTGCGGCTGCCTCCAAATGCGCCGCCGCGTGGCCCTGCCACTCGCCGGCCGGCTTGAGCGTGCGGACGTGGCGCATCGCCCGGCTGATAAAGCGGTTCGGCTCGACCGAACGGTTGAACGTCTGCAAGTCAGGGAAGACGTCGGGTCTTAGGAGGTTAAGGAGCGAGAAAAGATTTTGCGATCCAGTCTGAACGGGAGTGGCCGATAGGAAAACCACGACCTCACTGACGCTGCAGAGCACCTCCGCAAGCTCGTAGTTGTTCGTCCCGGGGTTCCGCAAGTGATGCGCCTCGTCGATGATGAGCAGCGTAAAACGGGGAGGCGGGTCGAGTCCGCGGAGTCCGGGCCATCGCTGCCCTTCCTCTCCGACCAAGTAGTCGCGTCGGCGGAGCAACTGCAGTGGAGCGATGGCGCGGTCCCATTCCCGCGGCCACACACCGTCGTAATGCGTCTGAGA encodes:
- a CDS encoding DEAD/DEAH box helicase, which encodes MARPLFSAGDVVRLRADPTRVGSVVGIHPSSAGETRYKVFHGPGDLREYDEDQLVADSSVSSEDVLFRTLTGMPPVNAEAFRARLTAARLAHALIDNLYALRAARVRFVPFQFKPLLRLLRADQPRLLIADDVGVGKTIEAGLILRELQARHEIDNVLVVCPKDLCPKWRAEMRRFDENFRILTSEGLRYCLSQTHYDGVWPREWDRAIAPLQLLRRRDYLVGEEGQRWPGLRGLDPPPRFTLLIIDEAHHLRNPGTNNYELAEVLCSVSEVVVFLSATPVQTGSQNLFSLLNLLRPDVFPDLQTFNRSVEPNRFISRAMRHVRTLKPAGEWQGHAAAHLEAAAATPWGRSTLAQNVAFAVWRTRLADAAPVTDEERIRCLRDLEEGHSLAHVMNRTRRRDIGAFTQREPKTVAVPFTPEQEEFYRALVDFRYRLLLTRYDTVVARLILDMLERQAASCLTAVVPTLDTFIRTGKFTSAEITDIEEEGDLPDELNIPSELLIEARALRERAHALPASDPKLEQFLHIVRETLASSEGAGKLLVFSFFLRTIAYLADELLKAGFRVGVVTGRVDEVEREHLRDRFRRPRAERDAIDVLISSEVGCEGLDYEFCDRLVNYDIPWNPMRIEQRIGRIDRFGQRSPKILIFNFVTPGTVEERIYFRCFDRLGVFRDTVGDLEEVLGEFVEILHKLVFDPSLTPAQVDERTRQAADNALRLAAEQRRLEEEAAGLLGLDVEFEDEVKEIAATGRFVAPDELRQMIDAFLAAEGLGRRVSDNADTRLDMFVLSRRGRQELHDLVVRLDARARTTIEFVRLLERESGPITVTFDQDAALEHREVPFITPVHALAQAAAAWWNERQEPLVAHLSIRDRGITPGRYLFAVELWEQIGAREAQRLAAAAVDLQTEVCLPHPEDALLRLLRRAADAPAVVTAKVPAATREALDLELLRLRRGAAQALKAANAALVDQRLASTDGYYKARLDRLTAEVLVASDSRINRMKTAERDRVEREYQERRQEIEVCRDADVIARRLALGILEVLHGN